The following proteins are co-located in the Cucurbita pepo subsp. pepo cultivar mu-cu-16 unplaced genomic scaffold, ASM280686v2 Cp4.1_scaffold001181, whole genome shotgun sequence genome:
- the LOC111786188 gene encoding transcription factor MYB82-like has translation MRLVVEATVMDVVDKEGLNRCRKSCRLRWLNYLRPNIKRGSFTPEEVELILNLHNILGNRWSIIAGKLPGRTANDIKNYWNCHLSKKVNGHQGGDQKPNSTKWKPIQEESSKSKEKEYVEDQNGEKQGILIQNQNQNVPIVEQSGSIRMENIQMDYQFDQEVVAMADGDGCNKRELWDDWVSEMDLWIDSL, from the exons GTTTGAACAGATGTCGAAAGAGTTGCAGACTGAGATGGCTGAATTATCTTCGTCCTAATATCAAACGAGGAAGTTTTACACCCGAAGAAGTCGAACTCATTCTCAACCTCCACAATATCCTTGGCAACAG GTGGTCGATCATAGCAGGGAAATTACCGGGAAGAACAGCAAACGACATCAAGAACTATTGGAATTGCCATTTGAGCAAGAAGGTGAATGGTCATCAAGGAGGTGATCAGAAGCCAAATTCCACAAAGTGGAAGCCtattcaagaagaaagcagcaaatcaaaagaaaaagaatatgttGAGGATCAAAATGGAGAAAAGCAAGGAATATTGATACAAAATCAGAACCAAAACGTACCAATTGTTGAACAAAGTGGTAGCATCCGCATGGAGAATATCCAAATGGACTACCAATTTGATCAAGAAGTGGTAGCAATGGCAGATGGAGATGGGTGCAACAAGAGGGAGCTTTGGGATGATTGGGTATCAGAAATGGATCTTTGGATTGATTCTTTGTGA